A region of Beijerinckia sp. 28-YEA-48 DNA encodes the following proteins:
- a CDS encoding RibD family protein, translating to MKPHVILHMGSSLDGRIVPTHWPQDLTDRLTEVYERVHQALESDAWIVGRITMASFQTGSPKPAMATEALPRTTWKASAAAQGPYAIAIDQHGKLHLNRGQISGDAIIVVLSEAVSDDHLAELRRDGISYIFAGRTEIDLARALTILATEFGIKRLLLEGGGAINGSFLSAGLIDEISLIVVPLADGLAGLPTTFDRTSGKPRLLQFQSVEQLEHDLVHLRYTVV from the coding sequence ATGAAACCGCATGTCATTTTGCATATGGGATCGAGCCTCGATGGCCGGATCGTTCCGACGCATTGGCCGCAGGATCTCACCGACCGATTGACCGAGGTTTACGAACGCGTTCACCAGGCGTTGGAAAGCGACGCCTGGATCGTTGGCCGTATTACCATGGCCAGCTTTCAGACAGGCAGTCCGAAACCAGCGATGGCGACCGAGGCTTTGCCGCGCACCACATGGAAAGCGTCCGCCGCGGCGCAAGGGCCTTATGCGATCGCCATCGATCAGCATGGCAAACTGCATCTCAACAGAGGCCAGATCAGCGGCGATGCCATTATCGTCGTTTTGTCCGAGGCGGTATCCGATGACCATTTGGCCGAACTGCGCCGCGATGGCATCTCCTACATTTTCGCCGGACGAACCGAGATCGATCTGGCGCGAGCGCTGACCATTCTTGCGACGGAGTTCGGCATTAAACGCCTGTTGCTGGAAGGCGGCGGCGCCATCAACGGCAGCTTTCTTTCAGCTGGGCTGATTGATGAAATCAGCCTGATTGTCGTGCCACTCGCAGACGGTTTGGCCGGCTTGCCGACAACATTTGATCGCACGTCCGGCAAGCCGCGCCTGTTGCAATTTCAGTCTGTCGAGCAGCTCGAACATGATTTGGTGCATCTCAGATACACCGTTGTTTGA
- a CDS encoding GGDEF domain-containing protein, whose protein sequence is MGTLCQILAVPAAPGPNAVVSAFIYTISVLTFNEGLLIRSSKHTPWLAQCGILFLIVAGTAYFFYVDRNVWIRVYILNFGFGLICLVTAWRVRALRLGQMTERILFWTLLIFSIQFILRTLLTQQFIVPDATAFGLSPFWLALQYSLAVLGVALALALLGVAVGDVIEDLRRERAIDSLTGLLNRRGFQEGAAPCMHDPRSLPLSVVVADIDHFKQINDALGHAAGDEVLRTLGKVIRQAARRIDLCGRLGGEEFVLLLPNCDAEGAAAFAERLRAAISATRFAGLPDTWRVTASFGLAEKRPDESLSDLLVRADAALYRAKHAGRDRVERHTETMLGQPLGQTDRLSIDPV, encoded by the coding sequence ATGGGTACCCTCTGCCAAATTCTAGCGGTGCCCGCGGCCCCTGGCCCAAACGCTGTCGTCTCCGCCTTCATCTATACGATCAGCGTTTTGACCTTCAATGAAGGGTTGCTGATCCGCTCCAGCAAGCACACGCCATGGCTGGCGCAGTGTGGCATCCTGTTCCTGATCGTCGCGGGCACGGCCTATTTCTTTTACGTCGATCGCAACGTGTGGATCCGCGTCTACATTTTGAACTTCGGCTTTGGTTTGATCTGTCTGGTCACCGCGTGGCGCGTGCGCGCCTTGCGCTTGGGACAGATGACGGAACGAATCTTGTTCTGGACGCTGCTGATCTTCTCCATTCAATTCATTCTGCGCACCCTGCTCACGCAACAATTCATTGTGCCCGACGCCACTGCTTTTGGGCTGTCGCCGTTCTGGCTGGCGCTGCAATACTCGCTCGCGGTGCTCGGCGTCGCTCTGGCTCTGGCGCTTCTTGGGGTTGCCGTCGGCGATGTGATCGAGGATCTGCGGCGCGAGCGCGCGATAGACTCTCTGACCGGCCTGCTCAATCGACGTGGCTTTCAAGAAGGCGCTGCGCCGTGCATGCATGATCCGCGCAGCCTGCCCTTGAGTGTCGTCGTTGCCGACATCGATCATTTCAAACAGATCAATGACGCATTGGGTCATGCCGCCGGCGATGAAGTGCTTCGGACACTCGGCAAGGTGATCCGCCAGGCGGCACGGCGCATCGATCTGTGCGGCAGGTTGGGCGGCGAAGAATTTGTCCTTCTGCTGCCCAACTGCGACGCAGAGGGCGCCGCCGCCTTCGCCGAACGATTGCGCGCGGCCATCAGCGCCACACGGTTCGCGGGACTCCCGGACACGTGGCGCGTGACAGCCAGTTTCGGTCTGGCGGAGAAGCGGCCCGACGAGAGCCTGTCGGATCTCCTTGTGCGGGCCGATGCGGCGCTCTACCGGGCCAAGCACGCCGGGCGTGATCGCGTCGAGCGCCATACCGAAACGATGCTTGGCCAACCCCTTGGCCAAACCGACAG